The Zingiber officinale cultivar Zhangliang chromosome 9A, Zo_v1.1, whole genome shotgun sequence genome window below encodes:
- the LOC122021158 gene encoding uncharacterized protein LOC122021158 has translation MALVREKFIEAKNLVIHGKFLESKEFQDAVEVLNSNRDLFLKFLEEPNSMFRKHVLEPQSVSQPSQMTRITVLKPSNTMDRKAKRLMEKRRLSDSDESVGKANRHWSTGFSEPRCNALSSPTRIVVLKPSPGKPYDTTTILPDNFPTLMGTHSSIGDMTCDDESVSSRGAVEKISYQEQESQGRSKKDEALSSSVLSNVYIGNQSSFNKSGIAYLDYEVKSTSHSEMATSATERSWDRSGSPVTASSFDQTCDSPESSFIIEAKKKLSERLALVASNANFQEPRHVRRSRRMLGEMLAIPESTKEGINEEVTHSKFDAEYDPNALSEFLLKLRPKDEYTEEIPQLNAGMSSYSISKSSVQKVAQKPNNGRLSVKDKISCFFSSRSKRPRGDKHSIARSVDDVLSSFNATFTPQILGVSDGSYDRSTEILMFPEVAPIENFEEEQDKSNNGSVSQAKL, from the exons ATGGCCCTTGTTCGGGAGAAGTTCATAGAAGCAAAAAACTTGGTCATTCATGGCAAGTTCCTTGAGTCCAAGGAGTTCCAAGATGCAGTAGAGGTTTTGAACTCGAACAGAGATTTGTTCCTTAAATTTCTGGAAGAACCAAACTCAATGTTCAGAAAACATGTCTTGGAGCCACAGAGCGTTTCTCAACCCTCTCAGATGACTCGTATTACTGTACTGAAACCTTCCAATACCATGGACAGGAAAGCTAAAAGATTGATGGAAAAACGACGGCTATCAGATTCTGATGAAAGTGTGGGGAAAGCAAATAGGCATTGGAGCACTGGTTTCTCTGAGCCTAGATGCAATGCTTTATCCTCACCGACAAGGATAGTTGTTCTGAAGCCAAGCCCTGGAAAACCCTATGACACAACGACTATACTTCCCGACAATTTCCCAACATTGATGGGTACACATAGTTCTATTGGAGATATGACTTGTGATGATGAATCAGTAAGTTCAAGAGGAGCAGTTGAGAAGATAAGTTATCAGGAACAAGAAAGCCAGGGTAGAAGCAAAAAAGATGAAGCCTTATCGTCCTCAGTATTATCAAATGTATACATTGGCAATCAGAGCTCATTCAACAAGTCAGGAATTGCATACTTGGACTATGAGGTTAAAAGTACAAGCCATTCTGAGATGGCAACTTCAGCTACAGAGCGTTCTTGGGACAGAAGTGGTAGTCCAGTAACAGCCTCATCCTTTGATCAAACATGTGATTCTCCTGAATCGTCGTTTATTATAGAAGCCAAAAAAAAGCTGTCGGAGCGGCTAGCTTTGGTGGCATCAAATGCCAATTTTCAGGAGCCAAGGCATGTAAGGAGATCCAGAAGGATGCTAGGGGAGATGCTTGCTATTCCTGAGTCGACAAAAGAAGGAATCAATGAGGAGGTTACTCATTCCAAGTTTGATGCAGAATATGACCCAAATGCACTCTCCGAATTCTTGTTAAAACTTAGGCCCAAGGATGAATATACTGAAGAAATTCCCCAACTTAATGCAGGGATGTCTAGTTACTCAATCTCTAAATCTAGTGTTCAAAAAGTAGCTCAAAAGCCAAATAATGGGAGGTTATCTGTGAAGGATAAGATCTCATGTTTTTTCTCATCTAGAAGCAAAAGGCCAAGAGGAGACAAGCATTCTATAGCTCGTTCAGTTGATGATGTTTTATCATCTTTTAATGCTACTTTCACACCACAAATCCTAGGTGTTTCTGATGGATCATATGATAGATCAACTGAAATCTTGATGTTTCCTGAG GTTGCCCCTATCGAAAATTTTGAGGAAGAACAGGATAAGTCTAACAACGGTTCAGTTTCACAAGCAAAATTATGA
- the LOC122020465 gene encoding FACT complex subunit SPT16-like has product MVNHQNGVAKPPASAASAYTINLDNFRKRLKGFYTCWSDHKSDLWGFTDAIAIATPPTSEDLRYLKSSALNIWLLGYEFPETIMVFMNKQIHFLCSQKKAKLLETTIKSAREAVGVDLTIHVKAKDNDGTSLMEEIIGSIHTQSKSESPIVGYISKEAPEGKLLETWSEKLANSNLQLTDVTNGFSELFSIKDGTELICIKEAAHLTTSVMKIFVVPKLERVIDEEKKVSHSSLMDDAEKAVLNPARVKVELKAEDVDICYPPIFQSGGQFDLRPNAASNDDDLYYNSTSVIICAIGSRYNSYCSNIARTFLIDATETQRKAYEVLLKAHDAAVGALKPGNIVGAVYQAALSVIQKEAPELLPNLTKSAGTGIGLEFRESGLSLNSKNDRVLKSGMVFNVSLGFQNLQARTKNPKTEKYSLLLADTVIVGKKPPEVLTAGCSKAVKDVAYSFSEEEDEEPLRVRSDLNGTGVLSSKATLRSDKQEMSKEELRRQHQAELARQKNEEIARRLAGSVSAAGEGRGPAKTSSELIAYKNVNDIPFAKQLAIQVDPKNEAVLLPIYGSMVPFHVSTVKSVTSHQDHGTCTIRVIFYVPGTPFNPHDANTLKFQGSIYLKEITFRSKDSRHISEVVQQIKTLRRQVSSRESERAERATLVTQERLQLAGNRMKPIKLPDLWIRPAFVGRGRKLTGSLEAHVNGFRYATSKPDERVDVMFANIKHAFFQPAEKEMITLLHFHLHNHIMVGNKKTKDIQFYVEVMDVVQTLGGGRRSALDPDEIEEEQRERDRKNKINMDFQSFVNKVHDIWAQPQFKGLDLEFDMPLRELGFYGVPHKSSAFIVPTSSCLVELIETPFLVVSLGEVEIVNLERIGFGQKNVDMAIVFKDFKRDVLRIDSIPSSSLDGIKEWLDMTDLKYYESRLNLNWRPILKTITEDPEKFIEDGGWEFLNMDASESDSDNTEESDKGYEPSDVEPESASEDEDSASESLVESDEDDEEEESSEDSEEEKGKTWEELEREASNADRDKGDESDSEEEKRRRKVKVLGKSHIPERSAPKRMLPSKRPKFK; this is encoded by the coding sequence ATGGTGAATCATCAAAATGGAGTTGCAAAACCACCAGCCTCAGCTGCTAGTGCCTATACAATCAATCTTGATAACTTCAGGAAACGCCTCAAGGGATTTTACACTTGTTGGAGTGACCATAAATCTGATCTATGGGGCTTTACAGATGCTATTGCAATTGCTACACCTCCTACTTCAGAAGATCTTCGGTACCTCAAGTCATCAGCTTTGAATATCTGGTTACTTGGTTATGAGTTTCCAGAGACCATCATGGTTTTCATGAACAAGCAGATTCATTTCTTATGTAGTCAGAAGAAGGCTAAACTGCTTGAAACCACAATAAAATCTGCCCGTGAGGCTGTTGGAGTTGATCTCACTATACATGTTAAGGCAAAGGATAATGATGGGACATCCCTGATGGAGGAGATCATAGGTTCTATTCACACACAATCAAAATCAGAGTCTCCCATTGTCGGATACATCTCAAAGGAAGCACCTGAAGGGAAGCTTCTGGAGACTTGGTCTGAGAAGCTTGCCAACTCAAACTTACAACTTACTGATGTTACAAATGGTTTCTCTGAATTGTTTTCCATCAAAGATGGCACGGAGCTTATCTGCATCAAGGAAGCTGCACATTTAACCACATCAGTGATGAAAATTTTTGTGGTTCCGAAGCTTGAGCGGGTAATTGATGAAGAAAAGAAAGTTTCTCATTCTTCATTGATGGATGATGCAGAAAAGGCAGTACTTAATCCTGCAAGGGTCAAGGTTGAATTGAAGGCAGAAGATGTGGATATATGCTATCCTCCCATCTTCCAAAGTGGAGGACAGTTTGATCTCCGACCCAATGCAGCCAGCAATGATGATGATCTATACTACAATTCAACTAGTGTGATCATTTGCGCAATTGGCTCACGGTATAACAGCTACTGCTCGAATATTGCCAGAACATTTTTGATTGATGCAACTGAGACTCAGAGGAAGGCCTATGAGGTGCTTCTTAAAGCCCATGATGCTGCAGTAGGAGCTTTAAAGCCTGGAAACATTGTCGGAGCTGTGTATCAAGCTGCTCTTTCTGTCATTCAAAAGGAAGCACCAGAACTTCTTCCAAACCTGACCAAATCTGCTGGAACAGGGATAGGTCTTGAGTTCCGTGAGTCTGGGCTAAGTCTAAATTCAAAAAATGACCGGGTATTGAAATCAGGGATGGTTTTCAATGTCTCACTTGGTTTCCAGAATCTTCAGGCACGGACTAAGAATCCAAAGACTGAAAAGTACTCTTTGTTGCTGGCTGATACTGTTATAGTGGGCAAGAAACCTCCTGAGGTCTTGACTGCAGGCTGCTCCAAAGCAGTTAAGGATGTTGCTTACTCTTTCAGCGAGGAAGAGGATGAAGAGCCTCTTAGAGTAAGATCTGATTTGAATGGCACTGGGGTGCTCTCCTCCAAAGCAACACTGAGATCAGACAAGCAGGAGATGTCGAAAGAAGAGTTGAGGAGACAGCATCAGGCAGAGCTTGCGCGACAAAAGAATGAGGAGATTGCCAGGAGGCTTGCTGGCAGTGTATCTGCTGCTGGAGAAGGTCGAGGTCCTGCCAAAACATCCAGTGAGCTGATTGCTTACAAAAATGTTAATGATATACCCTTTGCTAAACAACTCGCTATACAAGTCGATCCGAAGAATGAGGCTGTGCTCTTACCAATCTATGGAAGCATGGTACCCTTCCATGTTTCTACTGTAAAGAGCGTGACCTCCCATCAGGATCATGGAACTTGCACCATCCGTGTTATATTTTATGTGCCTGGTACACCATTCAACCCCCATGATGCCAACACTCTCAAGTTTCAAGGCTCGATCTACTTAAAAGAGATCACTTTTAGGTCTAAGGATTCCAGGCATATAAGTGAAGTGGTTCAACAAATCAAGACCCTCCGAAGGCAGGTTTCATCAAGGGAGTCAGAGAGAGCTGAAAGGGCCACTTTGGTTACCCAGGAGAGGCTGCAGCTCGCTGGAAATCGGATGAAGCCAATCAAGTTACCAGACTTGTGGATACGTCCTGCATTCGTTGGCCGTGGAAGAAAGCTCACTGGCAGTTTGGAGGCTCATGTTAATGGCTTCCGCTATGCTACATCAAAACCGGATGAGCGAGTCGATGTAATGTTTGCAAACATAAAGCATGCCTTCTTCCAGCCTGCAGAAAAGGAGATGATTACTCTGTTGCACTTCCACCTTCACAATCATATCATGGTAGGCAACAAGAAGACCAAAGATATTCAGTTCTATGTCGAAGTTATGGATGTTGTGCAGACTTTAGGTGGTGGGAGAAGATCGGCACTTGATCCCGATGAGATTGAGGAAGAGCAAAGAGAGAGGGATAGAAAGAATAAgataaatatggattttcagagcTTTGTGAACAAGGTACATGACATCTGGGCACAGCCACAGTTTAAAGGTTTAGATTTGGAGTTTGATATGCCATTGAGGGAGCTTGGATTCTATGGAGTTCCTCACAAGTCGTCAGCTTTCATTGTTCCGACCTCAAGTTGTTTGGTTGAACTCATTGAGACACCCTTCTTGGTGGTTTCCTTGGGCGAGGTTGAAATTGTTAATCTTGAGAGGATTGGGTTTGGACAGAAGAATGTTGACATGGCCATCGTGTTCAAGGATTTCAAAAGGGATGTGCTGCGCATAGATTCGATTCCATCTTCATCTCTCGATGGAATTAAGGAGTGGCTGGACATGACTGATTTGAAGTATTATGAGAGTAGGCTGAATCTGAATTGGCGCCCAATTCTGAAAACTATTACTGAGGACCCTGAGAAGTTTATTGAGGATGGCGGATGGGAGTTCTTGAACATGGATGCCAGTGAGTCGGATTCTGACAACACTGAGGAATCAGACAAAGGGTACGAGCCATCTGATGTCGAGCCAGAGTCCGCTTCAGAAGATGAAGACAGTGCCAGTGAGTCATTGGTGGAATCCGATGAGGATGACGAGGAGGAGGAATCCAGTGAGGACTCAGAGGAGGAGAAAGGAAAGACATGGGAGGAGTTAGAGAGGGAGGCGAGCAATGCTGACAGAGACAAGGGCGACGAGTCAGACAGCGAAGAGGAGAAGCGGAGGAGGAAGGTGAAAGTTCTCGGGAAGTCTCACATTCCGGAAAGAAGTGCCCCAAAAAGGATGCTGCCTTCTAAGAGACCAAAATTCAAGTAA
- the LOC122020152 gene encoding carboxyl-terminal-processing peptidase 2, chloroplastic-like translates to MEAIVALSRFPRHSRCLPSRFTLTDRNSRCYQHPCSRTPREDARVMWKFRAYTIAICHSSRSLQCVSFSLKRRTKSSGAVKRADESLLYSSFLQTSQGLNKKLSWYVSLPIRIGNLVGFHAKIHKCLGWQEGFKHYVSIFLYRLLISAMLVISLSVTINKTPALALTEENLLFLEAWRAVDRAYVDKTFNGQSWFRYRESALRNEPMSTREETYKAIKKMLSTLDDPFTRFLEPEKFKSLRSGTQGALTGVGLSIGYPLVVDGTPSGLVVVSSAPGGPANKAGILSGDIILAIDGESTEDMDIYDAADRLQGTEGSVVKLVICRGIETKKVNLRREKVKFSPVKSRLCEVSRSGTEKSMVGYIKLTSFNQNASGEVKNAIDTLRSNGVKAFVLDLRNNSGGLFPEGIEISKIWLDKGVIVYICDNRGVRDIYEADGSNSVAVSEPLAVLVNKGTASASEILAGALKDNKRAVLFGEPTFGKGKIQSVFELSDGSGLIVTVARYETPAHTNIDKVGIIPDHPLPTPFPEDEDEFCSCLVNPSSPCNLNPAQLFSG, encoded by the exons ATGGAAGCCATCGTTGCTCTCTCTCGCTTTCCTCGCCACTCTCGATGTCTTCCGTCAAGGTTCACGCTGACGGACAGGAATTCTAGATGCTACCAGCATCCGTGCTCTCGAACCCCTCGCGAGGATGCTCGT GTTATGTGGAAATTTCGAGCCTATACTATTGCTATATGCCATTCTAGTAGGTCACTACAATGTGTATCCTTTAGCTtgaaaagaagaacaaaaagcTCTGGAGCTGTTAAGAGAGCTGATGAATCTTTATTGTACAGCTCTTTTCTTCAGACCTCTCAGGGACTCAACAAAAAACTGTCTTGGTATGTCTCATTGCCGATCAGAATTGGCAATCTTGTAGGATTTCATGCCAAGATCCATAAATGTCTTGGTTGGCAAGAGGGGTTCAAGCACTATGTCTCCATTTTTCTCTATCGCTTGCTCATCAGTGCGATGCTTGTCATTTCATTATCTGTGACCATCAATAAAACACCTGCAT TGGCACTTACTGAAGAAAATCTTCTTTTCCTTGAGGCATGGAGGGCAGTGGATCGTGCATATGTTGACAAAACCTTCAATGGCCAAAGTTGGTTTCGTTATCGGGAAAGCGCGCTTCGTAATGAACCAATGTCTACTAGGGAGGAAACAT acAAAGCAATAAAGAAAATGCTTTCAACATTGGATGATCCTTTCACCCGATTCTTAGAACCTGAGAAATTCAAGAGCTTGCGG tctggcacacaaggtgctctcACAGGTGTAGGGTTGTCAATCGGCTACCCTTTAGTTGTTGATGGAACACCTTCTGGGCTTGTTGTTGTCTCTTCGGCACCAGGAGGTCCTGCTAATAAAGCTGGCATTCTATCTGGAGATATTATCTTGGCAATTGATGGTGAAAGTACAGAAGACATGGATATATATGATGCCGCTGACCGTTTACA GGGAACTGAAGGAAGTGTGGTTAAATTAGTCATTTGCAGAGGAATTGAGACTAAGAAAGTAAACCTGAG GCGTGAAAAAGTGAAGTTTAGTCCAGTCAAGTCACGACTCTGTGAAGTTTCAAGATCAGGAACAGAAAAATCCATGGTTGGATATATCAAACTGACATCTTTTAATCAAAATGCTTCAG GAGAAGTTAAGAATGCGATAGATACTTTAAGAAGCAATGGCGTGAAAGCCTTTGTGTTGGATCTCAGAAATAATAG TGGCGGCCTTTTCCCTGAAGGAATTGAGATTTCAAAGATTTG GTTGGACAAAGGTGTTATTGTTTATATATGCGATAACCGTGGTGTTCGAGATATTTACGAGGCAGATGGAAGCAATAGTGTTGCAGTATCTGAACCTTTAGCTGTGCTG GTAAACAAAGGAACTGCAAGTGCGAGTGAAATATTAGCTGGAGCACTGAAGGACAACAAACGAGCCGTTTTATTTGGGGAACCTACTTTTGGAAAGGG GAAAATACAGTCTGTTTTTGAGCTGTCTGATGGTTCTGGGTTAATTGTTACAGTTGCTCGATATGAAACCCCTGCGCACACAAATATCGACAAG GTTGGCATAATTCCAGACCATCCCCTTCCAACTCCATTTCCAGAGGATGAAGATGAATTCTGTAGCTGCCTAGTGAATCCTTCCTCTCCTTGCAATCTTAATCCTGCACAACTGTTTTCTGGATGA